DNA from bacterium:
TGGCTTCAATTAGTTTTGGTGAAGCAAGGTATAGCTTATGTAAGAGTTTTGCGGTTGCGTTTGCATCGCTATCTGCATTGTGTGCATTATGTTCTATTTCATAATAAGATGTTAGAGTTGATAACTTGCAGTTTGGTATGAGTTTTCGACTTTGCAGGACTATTTTTGAAATTATGCAAGTATCAATGTATTTTTCTGTTCTTACGAGTGTTTCAATGTGATTTTCTTCCAGTTTTCTTAAAAATTGAAGGTCAAATGCAATATTATGGCCAACTATGATGGAAGGTTCGATATTTAATTTGCTAAACTGAATTAATGCGCGAAAAACATCGGAGCTTTTGGGGGCGTTGTTCAATTCATTAAGGGTTTTTCCTTGAATTTTTAGTGCTTCAGGATCGATTCTTTCTGGGTATATTGGCTTAATTTGAGAGTTAAATTCCGCATATTTT
Protein-coding regions in this window:
- a CDS encoding 3'-5' exonuclease, translated to MNYLVLDFETTGLDPSFHEACQVSAVFLNQKFEKYAEFNSQIKPIYPERIDPEALKIQGKTLNELNNAPKSSDVFRALIQFSKLNIEPSIIVGHNIAFDLQFLRKLEENHIETLVRTEKYIDTCIISKIVLQSRKLIPNCKLSTLTSYYEIEHNAHNADSDANATAKLLHKLYLASPKLIEASINEGVYQYIIRSAYIIEPNSSFIKSCEKFLEKNGFLSSKQLLALANICHQ